From Ostrinia nubilalis chromosome 25, ilOstNubi1.1, whole genome shotgun sequence, a single genomic window includes:
- the LOC135084229 gene encoding trypsin-7-like — protein sequence MAFKVLCALALLSAASAAPGSRLTGGSPLPVEEFPSVVAITYYYPRPQITVQRCVGSLVSSIHVMTAASCFDGADLDNMRVRAGSAQPLSGGTDVGVTHFIAHPDFEESPRTADIAVLFLEQFLPITSTVNILYLPPPGYDIPDGISLRVASWGFESLDGGPLNDLKTALLPKIPLAQCQQAFADSEEASITPSVVCTFAPGQGICHGDVGAPAVISNVLVGIASYYENCDGTHPDVWTRVDSYTTWIMQVTSGASRMLAV from the exons ATGGCTTTCAAAGTGCTATGCGCGCTGGCTTTGCTTTCCGCTG CATCAGCGGCCCCAGGATCCCGCCTGACTGGAGGCAGCCCGCTGCCCGTCGAGGAGTTTCCCTCCGTGGTGGCAATCACCTACTACTACCCGCGGCCTCAGATCACCGTTCAGAGATGCGTGGGTTCCCTCGTCTCGTCTATCCATGTGATGACTGCTGCGTCCTGCTTTGA CGGCGCAGACCTCGATAACATGAGGGTCCGCGCCGGTTCCGCCCAGCCTCTCTCCGGAGGCACTGACGTCGGCGTCACACACTTCATCGCGCACCCTGACTTCGAGGAGTCTCCCAGGacagcagacattgcagttctGTTCCTGGAGCAGTTCCTTCCCATCACTTCTACTGTGAACATCCTGTACCTGCCTCCTCCAGGGTACGATATCCCTGATGGAATCAGCCTGAGAGTGGCCAGCTGGGGATTTGAATCT TTGGACGGTGGCCCGCTTAATGACCTGAAGACCGCCTTATTGCCGAAGATACCTTTGGCCCAGTGTCAGCAAGCCTTCGCCGACTCCGAAGAAGCCAGCATTACACCTT CCGTCGTCTGCACCTTCGCGCCAGGCCAAGGCATATGCCACGGCGACGTGGGCGCCCCGGCGGTGATCAGCAACGTTTTAGTCGGAATTGCGTCTTACTACGAGAACTGCGACGGAACCCACCCCGATGTGTGGACCAGAGTCGACAGCTACACCACCTGGATCATGCAAGTGACTTCTGGAGCGTCCCGCATGCTGGCAGTTTAA
- the LOC135084064 gene encoding membrane-associated guanylate kinase, WW and PDZ domain-containing protein 1-like, with translation MLVEGYGGGQFEGGAGWAGAPYDVTVTRSEGEGFGFVVISSTNKATSTIGQLIPNSPASRCGLLHVGDTIVAINHVAIRNLPHPEVVALIKHSGPAVTLTVLPPRARQD, from the exons ATGCTCGTGGAAGG GTACGGCGGCGGTCAATTCGAGGGCGGCGCGGGCTGGGCTGGCGCGCCCTACGACGTCACCGTGACCCGTAGTGAGGGCGAGGGCTTCGGCTTCGTCGTCATATCGTCCACCAACAAGGCCACCAGCACTATAG GTCAACTGATCCCCAACTCGCCTGCCTCCCGCTGCGGTCTCCTCCACGTGGGCGATACCATAGTGGCCATCAACCACGTGGCCATCCGCAACCTACCGCATCCAGAGGTGGTGGCCCTGATCAAGCACTCGGGGCCGGCCGTCACGCTTACGGTGCtcccgccgcgcgcgcgccagGACTGA